The nucleotide window TGTACGGCTTTGTTTTATTCATAAGTTCCTCCCACTAAAATGGTTGACTTGCTCATAAAACTGAATAACATAACCCCTTTGCTCTACCTCCGTTAGGAGGTTTCATTGCTACTACGAGTTATTCCGCCCCTATACATGGCATTGGTACTCTGATTCTTGTGGGGCTTCCACTTGAATTTCTCCCTTAGCATCCATGTCGTAGGTTCCCACGTTCCACACTCAAGCCTATATTAAGTTCACGCCGCCTTTATACCGGTCACCGAACGGACAGTAAACAGGTTCCTTCCGAACTCATCCTGAGTTAACGACTCCCCCTCAGTTTTGATGACATCCCTACGCTTTCGATACTTCTTCAGCGGTTCAATGGTTTTCGTCTCCTTAATATGTACCTGACAAAGTCTTGCTTTGCCTTTTCCTTAACGCTCAATACCATAGCTTTTGACTATAGCACCTTAAGGTGGCTTGCAACCTCTACCTGTATAGCGATTGCGAGAGGCCTACTCTCATCTTGAGTGCAGCATAGCTTCCTTGTGTGCTTACGCACACCTTGGTTGCTTTCGTGGCACACAGTCATCTGCGTATCTAATAAAACGGTGTCCTCTCTCTTCTAGTTTTCTGTCTAATTTGTTCAAATAGACATTTGCTAAAATGGGGGATAACGGTCCACCTTGCGGTGCTCCCTCTGTGGTTTCAATATAGATATCTTTGTCTAGAATACCTGAGCGAAGGAATTTCCAAATCAATTTAAGAACGGTTTTATCCGAGATGAACTCTTCCAAATATGCTCGAACTTTTTGGTGGTGGATTGTGTCAAAGTAGCTTCTTAAGTCGCAGTCCACTACTACTCGGTATCCTTCATGATAATGCTGTTCGGCAAGTTTAATTGCCTGGTGTGCATTCCTACCTTTACGAAAACCAAAGCTATTGTCAGAAAAGTATGGGTCTATTATTGGTTCAATTACTTGGAGGATAGCTTGTTGTACCACTCTATCCAACACACAAGGTATCCCCAAATATCTTTTGGAACCGTCTGATTTTGGAATGGCAACCCTTCTAACGGGTTGGGGCTGGTAAGTCCCATCCAAAAGCTTCTGTTTAAGAGGTTGGAATTGCTTTTCCATATGTGTTTTCAATTGATATACGGTAATCCCATCAACCCCGGGAGCTCCTTTGTTACTTTTCACCTTTTCATATGCTTTCCAAAGGTTTTCATTTGCGATAACTTTGTTGATTAATTTGATACCATCTTGTTCTTTCATATCCATGTCGGCATCCCTACGCACTCCTATGTACCTTTCGGTTTCCAACCTATTTCTTCATAGGTAGCCATCTTTTGGTCTATACCTTGATGTTTTCTACGATTAGGCGGGGTGCCTACACCTCCTTGTTTTCCAAGATTTAAGATTGTTCAGTCCTTCATTTCCAAAGGAAACTACTATGACCTCTGCTGACTTCTCACGATAAATCTTGTTTCAACCGAGCAAATTCGCTCGTCCGTGAGACCTCCCCGGGTATGAGCGATAACCTTCTTCTCATGTAACTGCTATATTTACTGTATGGGATTTGGGCAGTATTGGACTTTATCTTGTTATGCAGACTCATCCGTCCCAATTCAGCCTTGTATATAGTTTCTGTTCGTCAGTTCGAGAATTTGCCGCCGGCTTCCTTCAGATTCCTCCTCGCGGAGGACACCCTTGCCATTAGCTAACAGTTCCTACTGCCAAGCCTGTAGTGGACTTGCACCACCAAGTTATCGCCCATGCCGGGCGCACATAAAGGGTAAATTCTCCTAGCTTGCTAGTTAGGAGAATTTACTAGCGTTTTGAAAATAATCAAACACATG belongs to Neobacillus sp. OS1-2 and includes:
- a CDS encoding reverse transcriptase domain-containing protein produces the protein MDMKEQDGIKLINKVIANENLWKAYEKVKSNKGAPGVDGITVYQLKTHMEKQFQPLKQKLLDGTYQPQPVRRVAIPKSDGSKRYLGIPCVLDRVVQQAILQVIEPIIDPYFSDNSFGFRKGRNAHQAIKLAEQHYHEGYRVVVDCDLRSYFDTIHHQKVRAYLEEFISDKTVLKLIWKFLRSGILDKDIYIETTEGAPQGGPLSPILANVYLNKLDRKLEERGHRFIRYADDCVPRKQPRCA